A single region of the Salvia miltiorrhiza cultivar Shanhuang (shh) chromosome 8, IMPLAD_Smil_shh, whole genome shotgun sequence genome encodes:
- the LOC131001768 gene encoding glycine-rich domain-containing protein 1-like, with protein MEKQQELEWEAAQSTEINVDLVSAAIRQLKFLAAVDRNRWLYDGPGLDRAIYRYNTYWLPLLAKHSESPLFEGPLVVPLDCEWIWHSHRLNPLRYKKDCEEFYGRILDNKNVISSVEGTSRKQTEDMWKTVYPGEPFELDLELQQENISGQGVVAENCTKYDLISAVQRQTPFFYQVSQLHMNDTRYIGGAVARYKGFLHLIKRNKEKGIKSFSVPTYDIDLIWHTHQLHPVSYCEDLVKLMGKILEHDDTDSDRTKGQKLDVGFTGTTKTFEDLYGRRYWRAGAMYKGSAPSPVRLTPYSGTIMKKVPSFNESPKVALPAIKVFEVMLEFVGVRNLPEGHNGILCVSFSKSQPDMIFNAKRTLKIFSESGEKQVASFQCQPTGNLLFELMSSSSVSSLTKLSKKMGTTFISLEDFLSPDSNLTVEKWLDLVPSSNITESKPIGLRVAMSVTIPTPAPYTLHMVRSRPFLKSSCLFPLPVRAQFSKNGTRIVDEDGNMVLNLHMRDQQKSKGKKESRRKVVVGIMDSGKTCNLAEFAESKWSMVNSPWSLKLPNGNNDDGHLFEMTGPQTVRLFPGGRLDYESRRCKKHKAEYQHEPHLITAVKFSVEEPYGTAVALLDMKSGTIKVKEEWFILPGLVVNFILGNILKREGRFSMILGSEEVSNEVHNPAVGSETNQTPLQKDVGVNAATNKQNALTSANTGVLTGSCGGGCGSGCGNAVRTAESGGCGGCGGSGCGNMAKSGGCGSGCGGGCGSMTAKDGVSGGCGGGCGGSGGCGGGCGSMMAKDGVSGGCGGGCGGSGGCGGGCGSMMAKDGVSGGCGGCGVSSGGSRNMVAAGAAVEAS; from the exons ATGGAGAAGCAGCAGGAGTTGGAATGGGAAGCAGCACAGAGCACTGAGATCAATGTTGACCTTGTTTCCGCGGCAATTAGGCAGCTCAAGTTTCTGGCGGCTGTTGATCGGAACCGTTGGCTCTATGACGGCCCTGGTCTAGATAGGGCCATTTACAG GTACAATACTTATTGGCTTCCATTGCTGGCGAAACATTCTGAATCACCACTTTTTGAAGGTCCATTGGTTGTCCCTTTGGATTGTGAATGGATTTGGCATTCTCACAGGCTCAATCCA CTTAGATACAAAAAAGACTGTGAGGAGTTCTATGGCAGAATTCTTGACAACAAGAATGTCATTTCTTCTGTGGAGGGAACTTCAAGGAAGCAAACTGAAGACATGTGGAAAACAGTATACCCAGGCGAGCCGTTTGAACTAGATTTGGAACTTCAGCAAGAGAATATCTCTGGTCAAGGAGTAGTGGCAGAGAATTGCACGAAGTATGATTTGATCTCAGCTGTTCAAAGACAAACTCCATTCTTTTATCAG GTCTCCCAACTCCATATGAATGACACTCGCTATATTGGAGGAGCTGTGGCAAGGTACAAAGGATTTCTGCACCTAATCAAGAGAAACAAGGAGAAAGGCATCAAGAGCTTCTCTGTTCCCACTTACGACATTGACCTTATCTGGCACACTCATCAGTTGCATCCAGTTTCTTATTGTGAAGATCTTGTAAAACTAATGGGAAAGATTTTAGAACATGATGACACTGATTCTGATAGAACAAAAGGCCAGAAACTGGATGTTGGGTTTACTGGGACGACCAAGACATTTGAGGACCTGTATGGACGTAGGTATTGGAGAGCTGGAGCAATGTATAAGGGTAGTGCCCCTTCACCCGTCAGACTTACTCCTTACTCTGGCACTATCATGAAGAAGGTGCCAAGTTTTAATGAGAGCCCAAAAGTAGCACTTCCTGCAATTAAAGTTTTTGAG GTCATGTTGGAGTTTGTAGGTGTAAGGAATCTGCCAGAGGGACACAATGGAATTCTCTGTGTGTCCTTTAGTAAATCGCAACCAGATATGATCTTCAATGCAAAGAGAACCCTTAAAATTTTCTCTGAGTCTGGTGAGAAACAAGTGGCATCCTTCCAGTGTCAGCCTACTGGGAACCTGCTCTTTGAACTCATGTCCTCATCTTCTGTTTCATCCCTCACAAAATTATCCAAGAAAATGGGCACCACTTTCATATCTCTGGAAGACTTCCTGTCACCTGACTCCAATCTTACAGTGGAAAAATGGTTGGATTTGGTTCCTAGTTCAAACATCACGGAATCCAAACCTATTGGCTTGCGAGTGGCCATGTCAGTTACCATACCTACCCCAGCACCATATACACTTCATATGGTTCGCTCTCGGCCATTCTTGAAAAGTTCTTGCTTGTTCCCACTGCCAGTCAGGGCCCAGTTCTCTAAAAATGGGACACGCATAGTAGATGAGGATGGGAACATGGTGCTCAACCTACATATGAG AGATCAACAGAAGTCAAAAGGCAAGAAAGAATCTAGAAGAAAAGTAGTGGTTGGAATCATGGATTCGGGCAAAACATGTAACCTGGCTGAGTTTGCAGAGTCCAAATGGTCTATGGTGAATTCTCCATGGTCCCTTAAGCTTCCAAATGGAAACAATGATGACGGACACCTCTTCGAGATGACTGGTCCTCAAACT GTAAGACTTTTCCCTGGTGGAAGGCTGGACTACGAATCAAGGCGTTGCAAAAAACACAAAGCTGAGTATCAACATGAACCTCACCTAATTACAGCTGTAAAATTCTCTGTTGAAGAGCCTTATGGAACAGCAGTGGCATTACTTGACATGAAGTCTGGCACTATTAAG GTCAAAGAAGAATGGTTCATTTTGCCTGGCCTCGTAGTTAATTTTATACTCGGTAACATATTGAAGAGAGAAGGGCGTTTTAGCATGATACTGGGCAGCGAAGAAGTCTCAAATGAAGTACATAATCCTGCAGTAGGAAGTGAGACCAACCAGACTCCACTGCAGAAGGACGTGGGTGTTAATGCAGCAACTAACAAACAAAATGCTTTGACTTCAGCAAACACAGGAGTTCTCACTGGAAGTTGTGGTGGAGGATGTGGCAGCGGATGTGGTAATGCAGTGAGGACCGCAGAGTCCGGGGGATGCGGGGGATGCGGTGGTAGTGGATGTGGAAATATGGCAAAGTCTGGTGGTTGTGGCAGTGGTTGTGGTGGTGGATGTGGAAGCATGACTGCTAAAGATGGTGTCAGCGGTGGCTGTGGTGGTGGATGTGGCGGTAGCGGTGGCTGTGGTGGTGGATGTGGAAGCATGATGGCTAAAGATGGTGTTAGCGGTGGCTGTGGTGGTGGATGTGGTGGTAGCGGTGGCTGTGGTGGTGGATGTGGAAGCATGATGGCTAAAGATGGTGTTAGCGGTGGCTGTGGTGGCTGCGGTGTTAGTAGTGGTGGGTCTAGGAACATGGTGGCTGCGGGGGCGGCTGTGGAAGCAAGTTAG